From the genome of Streptomyces sp. NBC_01116, one region includes:
- a CDS encoding ABC transporter ATP-binding protein: MDGNTGNSHGRVVAALDGVSMRRHTTGQVILDSVGWTVRAGEHWALLGPNGAGKTSVLRLVGATAFPTTGTVDVLGHRLGRVDVRELRARIGHVSTSQRVPGDLTGHTTVLTGHSGTVQPLWKSYDDEVRERARGLLAELRIKDLADRPYGACSGGQRARILIARALMADPALLLLDEPFNALDLPSREDLIDTMRHLALHRPELSTVTVTHHLEELSPAISHALLLREGRVLAAGVVEEVLTEERMTACFGRPIEVSRHAGRWLARSGGFT, translated from the coding sequence ATGGACGGGAACACCGGCAACAGCCACGGGCGCGTCGTCGCCGCCCTCGACGGCGTGAGCATGCGCCGCCACACCACCGGCCAGGTCATCCTCGACAGCGTCGGCTGGACCGTCCGGGCCGGCGAGCACTGGGCGCTGCTCGGCCCCAACGGAGCGGGCAAGACCAGCGTCCTGCGGCTCGTCGGCGCCACCGCTTTCCCCACCACCGGCACGGTGGACGTCCTCGGCCACCGGCTCGGCCGCGTCGACGTGCGGGAGCTGCGCGCCCGCATCGGCCACGTCTCCACCTCGCAGCGCGTGCCCGGGGACCTGACCGGCCACACCACCGTCCTCACCGGCCACTCCGGCACCGTCCAGCCGCTGTGGAAGTCGTACGACGACGAGGTGCGCGAGCGTGCCCGCGGATTGCTCGCCGAACTCCGGATCAAGGACCTCGCCGACCGACCCTATGGCGCCTGCTCGGGCGGCCAGCGCGCCCGGATCCTCATCGCCCGCGCCCTCATGGCGGATCCCGCCCTGTTGCTGCTCGACGAACCGTTCAACGCGCTCGATCTGCCCTCGCGCGAGGACCTCATCGACACCATGCGCCATCTCGCTCTGCATAGGCCCGAGTTGTCGACGGTGACTGTCACCCACCACCTGGAGGAACTCTCCCCGGCGATCAGTCATGCCCTGCTCCTGCGTGAGGGGCGTGTGCTCGCGGCAGGGGTGGTCGAGGAGGTCCTCACGGAGGAGCGCATGACCGCCTGCTTCGGTCGCCCCATCGAGGTGTCACGGCACGCGGGCCGCTGGCTGGCCCGCTCGGGCGGCTTCACGTAG
- a CDS encoding DUF1048 domain-containing protein produces MGIQDIIEGKKQWRAHTARVKALPPDYRIVYKEMQKYLFKVGPVDLPDGPLLPGIVDFFEEGVAADKGVVELIGMDVAAFCDDLIKDSPTHADAYQESISPTAGTAEK; encoded by the coding sequence GTGGGCATCCAGGACATCATCGAGGGCAAGAAGCAGTGGCGGGCGCACACGGCCCGGGTCAAGGCGCTCCCGCCGGACTACCGGATCGTCTACAAGGAGATGCAGAAGTACCTGTTCAAGGTCGGACCGGTCGACCTGCCCGACGGGCCGCTGCTCCCCGGGATCGTCGACTTCTTCGAGGAAGGCGTCGCCGCGGACAAAGGGGTCGTGGAACTGATCGGCATGGACGTCGCCGCGTTCTGCGACGATCTGATCAAGGACTCCCCCACCCACGCGGACGCCTACCAGGAGTCCATCAGCCCCACAGCCGGCACGGCCGAGAAGTAG
- a CDS encoding carboxylesterase/lipase family protein, producing the protein MDVFTTKSGRVRGRRAARDRGIVAVRGVPYAAPPFGARRFREPQPAEPWDGVRDCTAFGPVAPQSAELPGAPSWSPGDEDILTVNVWTPADGPGDLPVLVWVHGGAYVFGSSAQPDFDGTAPAGRGLVVVTLNSRLGFEGFGHVPEPLDADNGVHVPGDSMDGTGKGMPLPGRTIRVPGADAGAAAFPDNRGLLDQIAALEWVRDNISAFGGSPDRVTLAGQSSGATSVACLTVADRARGLFRRAVLHSAVNAFATMEQAARTTAEVAEAAGVPATRAGLLAAPPELLVAATDRVCERYAQDPGSGQRHYDPAIYGPVADGALLTADPLEALAAGAGGAVELLVCHTTEEQWLLDAVGSSAKITSEEQLALFAADFGLPASLVEGHRERLPDAPLLDVYLSLYSGLLFAEYSTRLAEAHALAGGRAFLARFDRRRDPAGQRVRAWHCADIPFAFGNLHEESVHFLLGGPPGAADEELSRRMTRAWAEFAAHGDPGWAALDGPAESGATVQIWRTAAEEDGAEHGFRDLWRAAGLPLLAP; encoded by the coding sequence ATGGACGTGTTCACGACGAAGTCCGGGAGGGTACGGGGGCGACGCGCCGCTCGGGACCGCGGCATCGTCGCCGTACGCGGAGTCCCGTACGCGGCACCGCCGTTCGGCGCCCGCCGGTTCCGGGAGCCGCAGCCGGCGGAACCGTGGGACGGCGTGCGGGACTGCACCGCGTTCGGGCCGGTGGCCCCCCAGTCGGCCGAACTGCCCGGCGCGCCGAGCTGGTCGCCCGGTGACGAGGACATCCTCACCGTGAACGTCTGGACGCCCGCCGACGGGCCCGGCGACCTGCCCGTGCTGGTCTGGGTCCACGGCGGGGCGTACGTCTTCGGGTCCTCGGCCCAGCCCGACTTCGACGGCACCGCACCGGCGGGCCGTGGGCTCGTCGTCGTCACCCTCAACAGCCGCCTCGGCTTCGAGGGGTTCGGCCACGTGCCGGAACCTCTGGACGCCGACAACGGCGTGCACGTGCCTGGCGACAGCATGGACGGGACCGGTAAGGGTATGCCGTTGCCGGGCAGGACCATACGCGTGCCCGGCGCCGACGCCGGCGCAGCGGCCTTCCCCGACAACCGGGGCCTCCTCGACCAGATAGCCGCCCTGGAGTGGGTCCGCGACAACATCTCCGCCTTCGGCGGTTCGCCCGACCGGGTCACCCTGGCCGGACAGTCGTCGGGCGCCACCTCCGTGGCCTGCCTGACGGTGGCCGACCGGGCGCGGGGCCTGTTCCGCCGCGCCGTCCTGCACAGCGCCGTCAACGCCTTCGCCACCATGGAGCAGGCGGCCCGCACGACTGCCGAGGTCGCGGAGGCCGCCGGGGTGCCCGCCACCCGCGCGGGGCTGCTCGCCGCCCCGCCCGAGCTCCTCGTCGCCGCGACGGACCGGGTCTGCGAGCGGTACGCGCAGGACCCCGGCTCGGGGCAGCGCCACTACGACCCGGCGATCTACGGCCCGGTCGCCGACGGCGCCCTCCTGACCGCGGACCCGCTGGAGGCCCTGGCGGCCGGAGCGGGCGGCGCGGTGGAGCTGCTGGTCTGCCACACCACGGAGGAGCAGTGGCTCCTGGACGCGGTCGGCAGCAGCGCGAAGATCACATCGGAGGAGCAACTGGCCCTCTTCGCGGCTGACTTCGGACTACCGGCATCGCTCGTCGAGGGCCACCGGGAGCGCCTGCCGGACGCGCCCCTCCTCGATGTCTACCTTTCCCTCTACTCCGGACTGCTGTTCGCCGAATACAGCACGCGCCTCGCCGAGGCCCACGCCCTGGCGGGCGGCCGGGCCTTCCTCGCCCGCTTCGACCGCCGCCGGGACCCTGCGGGGCAGCGGGTGCGCGCCTGGCACTGCGCGGACATCCCCTTCGCCTTCGGCAACCTCCACGAGGAGAGCGTCCACTTCCTCCTCGGCGGCCCGCCCGGAGCCGCCGACGAGGAGCTCTCCCGGCGCATGACCCGCGCCTGGGCCGAGTTCGCCGCCCACGGCGACCCGGGCTGGGCAGCCCTTGACGGGCCCGCCGAGAGCGGGGCGACGGTACAGATCTGGCGTACGGCGGCGGAGGAAGACGGGGCGGAGCACGGGTTTCGTGACCTGTGGCGTGCGGCCGGACTGCCGCTGCTGGCACCCTGA
- a CDS encoding S1 family peptidase, with the protein MRHATVLRTGLSALLLLGAWAAAGPSTASAAPTDSAEAPASAALLTAMQRDFGLTEGEAVARLADEKAATALEPTVRRAAGAAFGGSWFDAKTGKLVVAVTHADTAEAVRAAGAETRLVEHSAKRLDATKARIDALPAPSGVSSWHVDPAASRVVVNVVASEQRDNDVRTFVAKAREAGPVTVETTAEAPRTFAAGTVGGDPYYTGNVRCSIGFSVHGGFVTAGHCGGTGQSVRGWDGSAIGNFQGSSFPGDDYAWVNVANGWWTVPVVLGWGTVSDQLVRGSNEAPIGASICRSGSTTRWHCGNVLAKNETVNYSQGAVRQMTKTSVCAEGGDSGGSFISGDQAQGVTSGGWGNCSGGGETWYQPVNEILNRYGLTLHTA; encoded by the coding sequence TTGAGACACGCAACCGTGCTGCGGACCGGTCTGTCCGCACTCCTGCTCCTCGGTGCATGGGCCGCCGCCGGCCCGTCGACCGCCTCCGCCGCCCCCACCGATTCCGCGGAAGCCCCTGCCTCCGCCGCCCTCCTCACCGCGATGCAGCGCGACTTCGGCCTCACCGAGGGCGAAGCCGTCGCGAGGCTCGCCGACGAGAAGGCGGCCACCGCCCTGGAGCCGACGGTGCGCCGCGCCGCGGGCGCCGCTTTCGGTGGCTCCTGGTTCGACGCGAAGACCGGCAAGCTGGTCGTCGCCGTCACGCATGCCGACACCGCGGAGGCCGTACGGGCCGCCGGTGCCGAAACCCGGCTCGTCGAGCACTCGGCGAAGCGGCTCGACGCGACGAAGGCCCGCATCGACGCCCTGCCCGCACCGTCTGGCGTGAGCAGCTGGCACGTCGACCCGGCGGCCAGCCGCGTCGTCGTCAACGTCGTCGCCTCCGAGCAGCGTGACAACGATGTCCGAACCTTCGTCGCCAAGGCGCGCGAGGCCGGGCCCGTGACCGTCGAGACGACCGCCGAAGCGCCGCGGACCTTCGCGGCGGGAACGGTCGGAGGCGACCCGTACTACACGGGCAACGTGCGCTGCTCGATCGGCTTCTCCGTCCACGGCGGCTTCGTCACCGCCGGGCACTGCGGCGGCACGGGCCAGTCCGTGCGCGGCTGGGACGGCTCGGCCATCGGCAACTTCCAGGGCTCGTCCTTCCCCGGCGACGACTACGCCTGGGTGAACGTGGCCAACGGCTGGTGGACCGTGCCGGTCGTCCTCGGCTGGGGCACCGTCTCCGACCAGCTCGTCCGCGGTTCGAACGAGGCGCCGATCGGCGCCTCGATCTGCCGCTCCGGCTCCACCACGCGCTGGCACTGCGGCAACGTCCTCGCCAAGAACGAGACCGTCAACTACAGCCAGGGCGCCGTGCGCCAGATGACCAAGACGAGCGTCTGCGCCGAAGGGGGCGACTCCGGCGGCTCGTTCATCAGCGGCGACCAGGCCCAGGGTGTCACCTCCGGCGGCTGGGGCAACTGCTCCGGCGGCGGGGAGACCTGGTACCAGCCGGTCAACGAGATCCTCAACCGTTACGGGCTGACCCTGCACACCGCGTGA
- a CDS encoding PadR family transcriptional regulator → MDDLTEMLKGTLEGCVLEIIGSEETYGYAITRRLNELGFTDVVEGTVYTILLRLERNKLVQVTKRPSGVGPPRKFYALNDTGREELAKFWTKWQYVSSRIDKLKEGGR, encoded by the coding sequence ATGGACGACCTGACAGAGATGCTGAAGGGCACGCTCGAAGGGTGCGTGCTCGAAATCATCGGCAGCGAGGAGACCTACGGGTACGCCATCACCCGCCGGCTGAACGAACTCGGCTTCACCGACGTCGTCGAGGGGACGGTGTACACCATCTTGCTGCGACTGGAGAGGAACAAGCTCGTCCAGGTGACGAAACGGCCGTCCGGGGTGGGCCCGCCGCGCAAGTTCTACGCGCTCAACGACACCGGGCGCGAGGAGCTCGCGAAGTTCTGGACGAAATGGCAGTACGTCTCATCACGCATCGACAAGCTCAAGGAGGGCGGGAGATGA
- a CDS encoding DUF1048 domain-containing protein — MNFWETITGSDLTRDWKAFEARAEALPEDHRAAWEQIKAHLTPHGDFTGRNLMPILDATLGLLEETAADGQSAHQVLGDDIRGFCTALAGGEGAPTYRDRWREQLNSNVARKLNRLGG; from the coding sequence ATGAACTTCTGGGAGACCATCACGGGCAGCGATCTCACCAGGGACTGGAAGGCGTTCGAGGCACGGGCCGAGGCCCTGCCCGAGGACCACCGGGCCGCCTGGGAACAGATCAAGGCCCACCTCACTCCCCACGGGGACTTCACCGGCCGCAATCTGATGCCGATCCTCGACGCCACCCTGGGACTGCTCGAAGAAACGGCGGCGGACGGGCAGAGCGCCCACCAGGTCCTCGGCGACGACATCCGAGGCTTCTGCACGGCGCTGGCCGGCGGAGAAGGCGCACCCACCTATCGCGACCGGTGGCGTGAGCAGCTGAACAGCAACGTCGCAAGGAAACTGAACCGGCTGGGAGGCTGA
- a CDS encoding MerR family transcriptional regulator, producing MITIGQLARYAGVSIKTIRVYHDKGLLPEPDRDASGYRRYGADDAIALIKIRTLAEAGVPLARIRDLRSATEEEFQRALSEIDRDLTARVRTLREAQGRLRRLAAGHPAPLPTEVGTHLEALARWGFTPRWVDLQRDLWVLVFASHPDRAITLFRDQAETLADPALRQLFRDYDQAHDLDADDPRVDALAGRITEATRKRYGTGEPPQLDTASEIPALIQGTVNASSPAWQRLDTLIRAHLNP from the coding sequence GTGATCACCATCGGGCAGCTGGCCAGGTACGCCGGAGTGTCGATCAAGACCATCCGCGTCTACCACGACAAGGGCCTGCTCCCCGAACCCGACCGTGATGCGTCCGGCTACCGCCGGTACGGCGCGGACGACGCGATCGCCCTGATCAAGATCCGCACCCTCGCGGAGGCCGGCGTTCCCCTGGCCCGCATCCGGGATCTGCGATCGGCGACCGAGGAGGAGTTCCAGCGGGCGCTGAGCGAGATCGACCGGGATCTCACCGCCCGCGTCCGTACGCTGCGGGAGGCGCAGGGACGCCTGCGCCGGCTCGCAGCCGGACATCCGGCACCACTGCCCACCGAGGTCGGCACCCACCTGGAAGCCCTGGCCCGCTGGGGATTCACGCCTCGATGGGTGGACCTGCAACGCGACCTCTGGGTCCTCGTATTCGCCAGCCACCCGGATCGTGCGATCACACTGTTCCGCGACCAGGCCGAGACCCTGGCCGACCCGGCACTGCGGCAGCTCTTCCGCGACTACGACCAGGCACACGACCTCGACGCCGATGACCCCCGCGTCGACGCCCTCGCCGGCCGGATCACCGAAGCGACCCGGAAACGCTATGGAACCGGCGAACCGCCCCAGCTGGACACGGCATCCGAGATCCCCGCCCTCATCCAGGGCACGGTCAACGCCTCGTCGCCGGCATGGCAGCGACTCGACACCCTCATCCGTGCGCACCTGAACCCATGA
- the sigJ gene encoding RNA polymerase sigma factor SigJ, giving the protein MEAEGVRAEVTAGERGRLINVAYRLLGSLAESEDAVQEAFARWYALPRSRRDEIVSPGAWLTTVTGRICLDVLGSARVRRERYVGAWLPDPLPDPVERGDGRGSDPADRMVLDESVTMAFLVVLETMTPAERVSFVLHDVFRYPFAEIADVLGRTPAACKQLASSARRRVPGAGAPVAADARTEVVRRVKEAWESKDIAALVDLLDPTAVMTADGGGLVGAALHPIEGDARIASYMVAIADRAPGLVLRERSVNGAPGLVALRDGVVVTVASFDVAEGRVARVWVVRNPEKLGPWATPRA; this is encoded by the coding sequence ATGGAGGCGGAGGGGGTGCGCGCCGAGGTGACAGCTGGTGAGCGCGGCCGACTGATCAACGTGGCCTACCGGTTGCTCGGATCGCTCGCCGAGTCCGAGGACGCCGTGCAGGAGGCCTTCGCGCGCTGGTACGCGTTGCCGCGGAGCCGGCGGGACGAGATCGTGTCGCCCGGCGCCTGGCTGACGACGGTGACCGGCCGCATCTGCCTGGACGTGCTCGGCTCGGCGCGGGTCCGGCGCGAACGCTACGTCGGCGCGTGGCTGCCCGATCCACTGCCCGACCCGGTCGAACGCGGCGACGGCCGGGGCTCCGACCCCGCCGACCGGATGGTTCTGGACGAGTCGGTGACCATGGCCTTCCTCGTCGTCCTGGAGACGATGACCCCCGCCGAGCGCGTGTCGTTCGTCCTGCACGATGTCTTCCGCTACCCCTTCGCCGAGATCGCCGACGTCCTCGGCCGGACGCCGGCCGCCTGCAAACAACTCGCGTCCTCCGCCCGGCGGCGGGTGCCCGGCGCCGGGGCTCCGGTGGCGGCGGACGCGCGGACCGAGGTGGTGCGGCGGGTCAAGGAGGCGTGGGAGAGCAAGGACATCGCGGCCCTCGTCGACCTCCTCGACCCGACCGCCGTGATGACCGCCGACGGCGGCGGCCTGGTCGGTGCCGCGCTGCACCCGATCGAAGGTGACGCGCGCATCGCCTCGTACATGGTCGCCATCGCCGACCGGGCCCCGGGGCTGGTGCTGCGGGAGCGGTCGGTCAATGGTGCGCCGGGCCTGGTGGCGCTACGGGACGGTGTCGTCGTGACCGTGGCCTCGTTCGACGTGGCCGAGGGCCGTGTCGCCCGGGTCTGGGTGGTCCGCAACCCGGAGAAGCTGGGGCCGTGGGCCACCCCGCGGGCGTGA
- a CDS encoding UDP-N-acetylmuramoyl-L-alanyl-D-glutamate--2,6-diaminopimelate ligase yields MKLSDLMAGQDHHVLRGTPARTDVTAGATFDADRVTPGSVFAAVPGHAAGGPEAVGPAVARGAVAVLVDEQAPPLPAALGDACAVLRVPDVRKAAAVLASRYFGEPGRAMDLIAITGTNGKTSVSYMTESVLRIAEGARVGVIGTAGSRIGDEPIPMPPSVLTTPESPDLQYLLGHMRDRATGSVVLEATSMGLLTHRLDRTFIDVGVFTNLTQDHLDDHGTMENYRDAKLRLFQGLCRRAVVNADDPVGAGIRKLMPDAVTTYALDGDADYRASDLTVDASGTRFTLHHDGRKYPAAIPSPGRFSVSNALATVAACHLLGHDLAGLVDALEVMPQIPGRFERLHTPGGTSVIVDYAHSPDSLSKVLTTIRGFARGRVITVFGCGGDRDTTKRAEMGAIAGDHSDLCVLTSDNPRYEDPEAILDEIAPGIASTGTPFERITDRRLAIAAALAEAGPADIVLIAGKGSEPHQSIRGELLPFSDMATVRELVGG; encoded by the coding sequence GTGAAGCTGAGCGACCTCATGGCCGGGCAGGACCACCACGTGCTGCGGGGAACCCCTGCCCGCACGGATGTCACCGCCGGCGCGACGTTCGACGCGGACCGGGTCACCCCCGGCTCCGTCTTCGCCGCGGTGCCCGGCCACGCCGCCGGCGGCCCGGAAGCCGTCGGCCCGGCGGTCGCCCGCGGAGCGGTCGCCGTACTCGTCGACGAACAGGCGCCGCCGCTGCCCGCCGCGCTGGGCGACGCGTGCGCCGTACTACGCGTCCCCGACGTCCGCAAGGCCGCAGCGGTCCTCGCCTCACGCTACTTCGGCGAACCGGGCCGGGCGATGGACCTGATCGCCATCACCGGCACCAACGGCAAGACCTCCGTCTCGTACATGACCGAGTCGGTGCTGCGGATCGCCGAAGGGGCCCGGGTCGGGGTGATCGGCACCGCTGGCAGCCGCATCGGGGACGAGCCCATCCCGATGCCCCCCTCGGTGCTCACCACCCCGGAATCGCCTGATCTGCAGTATCTGCTGGGACACATGCGCGACCGCGCCACCGGCAGCGTCGTCCTGGAGGCCACTTCGATGGGGCTGCTGACGCACCGTTTGGACCGTACGTTCATCGACGTGGGCGTCTTCACCAACCTCACCCAGGACCACCTCGACGACCACGGCACGATGGAGAACTACCGGGATGCCAAACTCCGCCTCTTCCAGGGGCTGTGCCGCCGCGCCGTGGTCAACGCCGACGACCCGGTGGGCGCCGGGATCCGGAAGCTGATGCCCGACGCCGTGACCACGTACGCGCTGGACGGCGACGCGGACTACCGCGCGAGCGATCTCACCGTGGACGCCTCGGGCACCCGGTTCACGCTGCACCACGACGGCCGGAAGTACCCGGCGGCGATCCCCTCGCCGGGCCGCTTCTCGGTCTCCAACGCGCTGGCCACGGTGGCGGCCTGCCACCTCCTCGGCCACGATCTGGCCGGGCTGGTCGACGCGCTGGAGGTGATGCCTCAGATCCCCGGCCGCTTCGAACGCCTCCACACTCCCGGCGGCACCTCGGTGATCGTGGACTACGCCCACTCGCCGGACTCCCTCAGCAAGGTGCTCACCACGATCCGGGGCTTCGCCCGCGGCCGGGTCATCACCGTCTTCGGCTGTGGTGGGGACCGCGACACCACCAAGCGCGCCGAGATGGGCGCCATCGCGGGCGACCATTCCGACCTGTGCGTCCTCACCTCCGACAATCCCCGCTACGAGGACCCCGAGGCCATCCTCGACGAGATCGCCCCCGGTATCGCGTCGACCGGAACGCCGTTCGAGCGGATCACCGACCGCCGCCTGGCCATTGCCGCCGCGCTGGCGGAGGCGGGGCCGGCCGACATCGTGCTCATCGCGGGCAAGGGCAGCGAACCGCACCAGAGCATCCGGGGCGAACTGCTGCCGTTCAGCGACATGGCCACCGTGCGCGAACTGGTCGGTGGATAG
- a CDS encoding GNAT family N-acetyltransferase produces the protein MTIAVRPASAFEDVRTLVGPKSPEANVCWCLSYRIPSKLNTELRGPARGEYVAGLCRAEPPPGVLAYDGDEPVGWAAVAPRSDTAFARSRKIPHVDDLPVWSLWCIRVRPGHRGKGISRELISGAVAFARAQGAPAIEAYPLDSGDAKVDLTMAYPGIRKNFERAGFTHAADTTSVLSGHPRVLMRLDLRR, from the coding sequence ATGACCATCGCCGTTCGCCCGGCTTCGGCATTCGAGGACGTCCGTACCCTGGTCGGCCCGAAGTCCCCCGAGGCCAACGTCTGTTGGTGCCTGAGCTACCGGATTCCGTCCAAGCTCAACACCGAGCTCCGCGGTCCGGCCCGCGGCGAGTACGTCGCCGGGCTCTGCCGCGCGGAGCCTCCGCCGGGTGTGCTCGCCTACGACGGCGACGAGCCGGTCGGCTGGGCCGCTGTGGCGCCGCGCTCGGACACCGCCTTCGCCCGCAGCCGAAAGATCCCGCACGTCGACGACCTGCCGGTCTGGTCCCTGTGGTGCATCCGGGTTCGCCCCGGCCATCGCGGGAAAGGGATCTCGCGCGAGCTGATCTCCGGCGCGGTCGCGTTCGCCCGCGCCCAGGGCGCGCCGGCGATCGAGGCGTACCCACTCGACAGCGGTGACGCCAAGGTCGACCTGACGATGGCGTACCCCGGCATCCGGAAGAACTTCGAGCGCGCCGGGTTCACCCACGCCGCCGACACCACCTCGGTGCTGTCCGGTCACCCGCGCGTACTGATGCGGCTCGACCTGCGCCGGTAG
- a CDS encoding SCO7460 family lipoprotein, which produces MTGSHRRRWRAALTGTLAGSLVVLLGACGVVATDDDRRAAEELAEKHFPGQLKAIGARTLFPGSGGSEVTFAVTDDRDAVVRLRIDTDKADEGTCDRKDCAGVLAEAVERGRQQAEDFRTLKGAFDACGYEVVALGPTGTPPYVVAELTNATVAKVLGEIGECVQRWVTASGADSALAKARGSYVNVVSPPVADRRARGKDSWPTVMRLTRQDLLASLTGQAYFSASYEIGAGRVDTTGSARVVRPFGERQKFGDTVQKAVKEQLRATYPRVVMSTYQWIWRLEPGRVDRQTGYVLFCPEPDARGRCLNSDDAALVTTDEHGSPVGKIRLVHDVREGTGALRLPPY; this is translated from the coding sequence ATGACCGGATCACACCGAAGGCGGTGGAGGGCCGCGCTGACCGGCACGCTGGCGGGTTCGCTGGTCGTGCTGCTGGGCGCGTGCGGAGTGGTCGCCACCGATGACGACCGCCGGGCGGCGGAGGAACTGGCCGAGAAGCACTTCCCGGGGCAGCTCAAGGCGATCGGAGCGCGCACGCTCTTCCCGGGCTCCGGCGGCTCGGAGGTCACGTTCGCGGTGACCGACGACCGCGACGCCGTGGTCCGGCTCCGCATCGACACGGACAAGGCCGACGAGGGCACGTGCGACCGCAAGGACTGCGCGGGCGTCCTGGCCGAGGCCGTGGAGCGCGGGCGACAGCAGGCCGAGGACTTCCGTACGCTCAAGGGCGCCTTCGACGCCTGCGGTTACGAGGTCGTCGCCCTGGGCCCGACCGGCACCCCGCCCTACGTCGTGGCCGAGCTGACGAACGCCACCGTCGCGAAGGTGCTCGGCGAGATCGGGGAGTGCGTCCAACGCTGGGTCACGGCGAGCGGGGCCGACAGCGCGTTGGCGAAGGCTCGGGGGTCGTACGTGAACGTGGTCTCCCCGCCCGTCGCCGACCGGCGTGCCCGGGGCAAGGATTCCTGGCCCACCGTGATGCGGCTGACCCGGCAGGACCTCCTGGCGTCGCTCACCGGGCAGGCCTATTTCTCGGCCAGTTACGAGATCGGGGCGGGCCGGGTCGACACGACGGGCAGCGCCCGGGTCGTCCGCCCGTTCGGGGAGCGCCAGAAGTTCGGCGACACGGTGCAGAAGGCGGTGAAGGAGCAACTGCGCGCCACCTACCCCCGGGTGGTCATGAGCACCTATCAGTGGATCTGGCGGCTGGAGCCGGGCCGCGTCGACCGGCAGACCGGCTACGTACTGTTCTGCCCCGAGCCGGACGCGCGCGGGCGGTGCCTCAACAGCGATGACGCGGCACTGGTGACCACGGACGAGCACGGCAGTCCGGTGGGGAAGATCCGGCTCGTGCACGACGTACGCGAGGGCACCGGGGCGCTGCGGCTTCCGCCGTACTGA
- a CDS encoding DUF5709 domain-containing protein, translating to MSDTDWGDDVYQPQEPEASDPGEQLDAGDTLMDPSGTGDPLDEGYAPPDRPWVVDGLGTTANERHTGESLEARLTREVPEPDGSTGDGVGDLADGDGEPWDDEVGVSRAGRLTQQADGSVPATLTASDVGIDGAAASAEEAAMHVIPEPGDDEALLEAGPATGTGTGPATGGTAAPSSP from the coding sequence ATGAGCGACACCGACTGGGGGGACGATGTCTACCAGCCCCAGGAACCCGAGGCTTCCGACCCCGGCGAACAGCTCGACGCCGGGGACACGCTCATGGATCCGTCCGGCACCGGCGACCCGCTGGACGAGGGCTACGCACCTCCGGACCGGCCCTGGGTGGTCGACGGCCTCGGCACCACGGCCAACGAGCGGCACACCGGCGAGTCCCTCGAAGCCCGGCTGACCAGGGAAGTGCCCGAGCCGGACGGTTCCACCGGCGACGGCGTGGGCGATCTGGCGGACGGCGACGGCGAGCCCTGGGACGACGAGGTCGGCGTCTCCCGCGCCGGCCGGCTGACCCAGCAGGCGGACGGAAGCGTCCCGGCCACCCTCACCGCCAGCGACGTGGGCATCGACGGGGCTGCGGCGTCGGCCGAGGAGGCCGCGATGCACGTGATCCCCGAGCCCGGGGACGACGAAGCGCTCCTGGAGGCCGGTCCGGCCACCGGCACCGGCACCGGCCCGGCCACCGGTGGCACGGCCGCCCCGTCCTCGCCCTGA